The proteins below are encoded in one region of Paenibacillus albus:
- the modB gene encoding molybdate ABC transporter permease subunit: protein MDWPTFLEPIKLSIQISLIASIVMLLLASIIAWRMAKARFFGRSVLDALFMLPLVLPPTVIGFLLLVALGRRSWLGQLYETLFGGPIIFTWESAVIAAVVVAFPLAYRTMKAGFEGIDPALENSARVYGASEWQVFRYITFPLAFRSVTTGYILGFARGLGEFGATLMIAGNIPGRTQTIPTAIYVAMDGGSMKLAWAWAGSMMLLSFIMLLAVNRITKE, encoded by the coding sequence ATGGATTGGCCTACATTCCTTGAACCGATCAAGCTATCGATTCAAATCTCGCTCATTGCTAGCATCGTCATGCTGCTGCTCGCCTCCATCATCGCATGGCGGATGGCGAAAGCCCGCTTCTTCGGCCGGAGTGTGCTCGATGCGCTCTTCATGCTCCCGCTCGTGCTGCCTCCGACGGTCATCGGCTTCCTGCTGCTCGTTGCGCTCGGGCGCAGAAGCTGGCTCGGACAGCTGTATGAGACGCTGTTCGGCGGACCGATTATTTTCACATGGGAGTCTGCTGTTATTGCAGCAGTCGTGGTCGCCTTCCCGCTTGCTTATCGTACAATGAAAGCCGGCTTCGAGGGAATAGACCCCGCACTGGAAAATTCGGCAAGAGTGTACGGCGCTTCGGAGTGGCAGGTGTTCCGGTACATTACGTTCCCGCTCGCCTTCCGCTCGGTCACAACCGGCTACATTCTCGGTTTTGCCAGGGGGCTCGGCGAATTCGGCGCCACACTGATGATTGCGGGCAACATCCCCGGCCGGACGCAGACGATTCCGACTGCGATCTATGTCGCGATGGACGGCGGAAGCATGAAGCTCGCTTGGGCTTGGGCCGGTTCTATGATGCTGCTGTCGTTTATCATGCTCCTCGCGGTGAATCGGATAACCAAAGAATAG
- a CDS encoding helix-turn-helix transcriptional regulator, with amino-acid sequence MSSDTSYTTEEIARLLKISKLTVYDLIKKGELPSYRVGKQIRVDASDIEAYKQRAKGIAAPGQQQQQERERAIAAPFMQSPLAAPLERPLVITGHDVSLDILSKHIEKQLPGMRPLRSFVGSMDSLISMYKGESDIVSTHLLDGDTNTYNLPYIRRLLVGLPLVVVHLLTRSAGFYVRQGNPKQLHGWDDLRQPGLKLVNREQGSGARVLLDEQLRLHNIAAQSLQGYADVEHSHLAVAGRIAANAADVGIGIQKAANIVGGIDFIPLIAERYDLVMLKRPDNMQWIETVLHTIQSDAFKNELRSIQGYDLSETGRVLLDT; translated from the coding sequence ATGTCTAGCGATACGTCTTATACGACCGAAGAAATAGCGAGGCTGCTAAAAATATCAAAGCTTACCGTGTACGATCTCATTAAGAAAGGCGAGCTGCCCTCATACCGGGTCGGCAAACAGATCCGTGTCGATGCGTCGGATATTGAAGCCTATAAGCAGCGTGCCAAAGGCATTGCTGCGCCGGGGCAGCAACAGCAGCAAGAACGAGAGCGGGCAATTGCAGCTCCATTCATGCAGTCTCCACTTGCCGCACCGCTCGAGAGGCCGCTCGTCATAACCGGCCACGATGTCAGCCTCGACATCCTGAGCAAGCATATCGAGAAGCAGCTGCCAGGCATGCGGCCGCTGCGCTCGTTCGTCGGCAGCATGGACAGTCTAATCTCCATGTACAAGGGCGAGTCGGATATCGTGAGCACCCATCTGCTTGATGGAGATACGAATACGTACAATTTGCCGTATATTCGGCGGCTATTGGTCGGTCTGCCGCTCGTCGTTGTCCATCTGCTGACGCGTTCCGCCGGCTTCTATGTGCGGCAGGGAAACCCGAAGCAGCTGCACGGTTGGGACGATCTGCGCCAGCCGGGGCTGAAGCTCGTGAACCGCGAGCAAGGATCAGGCGCGCGCGTGCTGCTCGACGAGCAGCTGCGGCTGCACAACATCGCTGCGCAAAGCCTGCAGGGTTACGCCGATGTGGAGCACAGCCATCTCGCCGTCGCAGGCAGAATTGCTGCTAATGCAGCCGATGTCGGCATCGGCATTCAGAAGGCTGCGAACATCGTTGGAGGCATCGACTTCATTCCGCTGATCGCAGAGCGTTACGATCTGGTCATGCTGAAGCGGCCGGACAATATGCAGTGGATCGAGACGGTGCTGCATACGATCCAGTCGGATGCCTTCAAGAACGAGCTGCGTTCGATTCAAGGCTATGACCTGTCCGAGACAGGCCGTGTGCTGCTGGATACATAA
- the modA gene encoding molybdate ABC transporter substrate-binding protein, with protein sequence MKLKRTSSIMLRAALPAALLALTVAQPAFAAPKKTELLVSAAASLKDSLAEIEKSYEASHPTIDLVFNLAASGTLQKQIEQGAPADLFISAGQKQMDALVKEKLISRSTTLLYNELVMVVPTNSKKTFTTVKQLTDKDVKNIAIGQPESVPAGQYAKDTLTTRKVWDSLQSKLIYAKDVRQVLTYVETGNVDAGFVYKTDALTSKKVKIALKVIPGVHKPIVYPAGIVSETKHSKEAADFYNYLQSSASDKVFVKYGFKL encoded by the coding sequence ATGAAATTGAAACGCACCTCTTCCATCATGCTGCGTGCTGCTCTACCAGCTGCATTGCTTGCGCTAACGGTGGCACAGCCGGCTTTTGCCGCACCGAAGAAAACAGAGCTGCTCGTATCCGCAGCGGCAAGCCTTAAAGATAGTCTTGCAGAAATCGAGAAAAGCTATGAAGCAAGCCATCCGACGATCGATCTTGTATTCAATCTTGCGGCGTCCGGCACTTTGCAGAAACAGATCGAGCAAGGCGCTCCGGCGGACCTGTTCATCTCGGCAGGCCAGAAGCAAATGGACGCGCTTGTGAAAGAGAAATTGATTAGCCGCAGCACGACTTTGCTGTATAATGAGCTTGTTATGGTCGTACCGACGAATTCCAAGAAAACGTTCACGACTGTTAAACAGCTGACTGACAAAGATGTGAAGAACATTGCCATCGGCCAGCCAGAATCCGTACCTGCAGGTCAATACGCGAAAGATACATTGACGACTCGCAAAGTATGGGATTCGCTGCAATCGAAGCTGATCTACGCAAAAGACGTTCGCCAAGTGCTTACGTATGTGGAGACAGGCAACGTAGATGCAGGCTTCGTCTATAAGACGGACGCACTTACGTCGAAGAAAGTAAAGATTGCGCTTAAGGTTATTCCTGGCGTGCATAAGCCAATCGTGTATCCGGCAGGCATCGTCTCTGAAACGAAACACTCCAAGGAAGCTGCAGACTTCTACAACTACTTGCAATCCAGCGCTTCGGACAAGGTATTCGTGAAGTACGGCTTTAAACTGTAA
- a CDS encoding polysaccharide deacetylase family protein: MHLRKTKLYLTLAIGMFMLATLTITVDQLLVFKKAVAVASPSSADEVKIPVLCYHSITDAKKGEYIVSTNELEAQMKSLHEHGYRSISLEQFGELMKGKLKNDGKMVLITFDDGYRDNYTNAYPILSKYGFTATEFLVTSWVGGGSYMTWSEAGELYRAGWDMMSHTRTHPYLPLHKAKGQREEIAGSKQDLEKHLPVPANVIAYPYGLRSAETVNIVAESGYTYAFTFDDGMTTSSQNPYLLKRLFIKGEMDLQGFERKMEY, translated from the coding sequence GTGCATTTACGCAAAACAAAGCTATATCTGACGCTTGCGATCGGCATGTTTATGCTCGCAACGCTTACCATAACGGTAGATCAGCTGCTCGTCTTCAAGAAGGCGGTCGCTGTTGCTTCGCCTAGCTCTGCCGATGAAGTGAAAATACCGGTGCTTTGCTACCATTCGATAACGGATGCGAAGAAAGGCGAATACATCGTCAGCACGAATGAGCTCGAGGCTCAGATGAAATCACTGCACGAGCATGGCTACCGCAGCATCAGCTTAGAGCAGTTCGGCGAGCTTATGAAGGGCAAGCTGAAGAATGACGGCAAGATGGTGCTTATCACGTTCGACGATGGCTATCGCGACAACTATACGAATGCTTATCCGATTTTGAGCAAGTATGGGTTTACAGCTACGGAGTTCCTCGTTACAAGCTGGGTTGGCGGAGGCAGTTACATGACCTGGAGTGAAGCGGGGGAGTTGTACCGAGCCGGTTGGGACATGATGTCGCATACACGGACTCATCCTTATTTGCCGCTGCATAAGGCGAAGGGACAGCGCGAAGAGATCGCCGGTTCTAAGCAGGACCTCGAGAAGCATCTGCCGGTGCCCGCGAATGTCATTGCTTATCCGTACGGACTGCGAAGTGCAGAGACAGTAAATATTGTGGCTGAAAGCGGCTATACGTATGCATTCACGTTCGACGACGGCATGACGACTTCGTCGCAGAATCCTTACTTGCTGAAGCGTCTCTTCATTAAAGGCGAGATGGATCTGCAAGGATTTGAGCGGAAAATGGAGTATTAG